In Pedobacter sp. W3I1, one DNA window encodes the following:
- a CDS encoding efflux transporter outer membrane subunit → MKFRYKHSILIGLAILSLSACVTKKYERPQLKSEGLYRDHNTTDTTTIADLQWKTLFSDTTLQSLIQQGINENLDLKQAIERIKIAEATLIQSRGALLPSLQADVNVTDNKASAAAQNFPAGININLETQTYKAQLSTSWEADIWGKLSSAKRGAYATLLQSDAAKRAVQTQLIATIANNYYTLLALDKQLAITEQTIKVRTQDVETMKALKQGAVVNGAAVVQSEANLYAAQVTLPDLKRSIKEAENALSVLVAKAPNAINRTTLDQQTPYANLQTGVSAQLLKNRPDVIAAEFGFRSAFENTNVAKAYFYPALTITAAGGLSSLQLQDFFSKSIFYNLVGGLTQPIFAKGANKARLKTAEANQQIAFYNFQQTLLTGGQEVSNALYAYQTASEKEETRAKQIASLTKAVDFTKELLRYSSATNYTDVLTSEQSLLTAQLSGINDRLQKLQSVVNLYRALGGGWK, encoded by the coding sequence ATGAAATTTAGATATAAGCATTCCATTTTAATCGGTTTAGCCATCCTCAGCTTAAGCGCCTGCGTAACTAAAAAATACGAGCGCCCACAGCTAAAGAGCGAAGGTTTATACCGTGATCATAATACAACAGACACAACCACTATTGCGGACCTGCAATGGAAAACGTTGTTCTCAGATACCACTTTACAGTCGCTGATCCAACAGGGGATAAATGAAAATTTAGACTTGAAACAAGCGATTGAGCGCATTAAAATTGCAGAAGCCACTTTAATTCAAAGCCGTGGGGCATTATTGCCAAGCTTACAGGCCGATGTAAATGTAACCGACAATAAAGCTTCTGCAGCAGCGCAGAATTTTCCGGCAGGCATTAACATCAACCTGGAAACCCAAACCTATAAAGCACAATTGAGCACCAGTTGGGAGGCTGACATTTGGGGGAAATTAAGCAGTGCAAAACGTGGCGCTTATGCTACTTTACTACAAAGTGATGCAGCAAAACGAGCTGTTCAAACGCAGTTAATTGCCACTATTGCCAACAATTATTACACTTTATTGGCACTTGACAAACAATTGGCGATTACCGAGCAAACCATTAAAGTAAGAACGCAGGATGTAGAAACCATGAAAGCCTTAAAACAAGGCGCTGTAGTTAATGGCGCGGCGGTTGTACAGAGTGAAGCTAATTTATACGCAGCTCAGGTAACCCTGCCCGATTTAAAAAGAAGCATTAAAGAAGCTGAAAATGCGCTAAGTGTCTTGGTTGCTAAAGCGCCAAATGCGATTAACCGCACTACATTAGATCAGCAGACCCCTTATGCTAATTTACAAACCGGCGTTTCTGCACAATTGTTAAAAAACCGTCCGGATGTGATAGCTGCTGAATTTGGTTTCAGATCAGCTTTCGAAAACACAAACGTGGCTAAAGCTTACTTTTATCCTGCTTTAACCATTACCGCAGCAGGGGGCTTATCAAGCTTACAATTACAGGATTTTTTCAGCAAATCTATCTTCTATAATCTGGTGGGTGGTTTAACGCAGCCCATTTTTGCAAAAGGAGCAAACAAGGCTCGTTTAAAAACAGCTGAAGCGAATCAGCAAATTGCTTTCTACAACTTTCAACAAACACTGTTAACCGGCGGACAGGAAGTATCGAATGCTTTGTACGCTTATCAAACGGCTTCAGAAAAAGAAGAAACAAGGGCAAAACAAATTGCCTCTTTAACCAAAGCGGTAGATTTCACCAAAGAATTGTTGCGTTACAGTTCAGCAACAAACTACACTGATGTGTTAACTTCAGAACAAAGTTTGTTAACCGCTCAATTAAGTGGAATTAATGATCGATTACAAAAACTACAGTCGGTAGTAAATCTATACCGTGCATTAGGCGGTGGCTGGAAGTAA
- a CDS encoding DEAD/DEAH box helicase, which produces MLRVDSSKACKVVYSLCKHEYLGYLIEPHVVQLNPQGDFSFTYQRVFTHTAEEFNACLSDIDYKLIKILDDIEQDSLIKKYYKKLIRPTEFFTKIFDNKFYENVRPKIEKKLAEALELLKVKNELYVMDKDGWPVERKIELADEPASILFHFRRNETETRYFPTIKYQNLRIEFMFKEAQIISNKPAWLLLNDVLYFFDQDIEGKKLQPFLNKRFIAIPKTTEATYFEKFVAPLIEKHHVYAEGFEIRTEQFEAIPVIKVLYVDGGLSQIQLYFKYGEYTFPVENAHKVTVRLEKTADNYIFHRIKRSAEWEKKQFNLLLSLGLKKTSSLFSNLEVASAEENPSYGAINWVNEHIEILEASGFEIEQATGQKKFVLGASKIDLEVKEGNDWFDIHAVVWFGKYQIPFLSLKQHILHKKREFLLPDGEVAIIPDKWFTQYGSLFSLAEAGKTLKLKKHHIGLINDLAEDSLANVTLERKLQRLSDFEDIADTQMPVHFKGSLRDYQKAGYNWFSFLREYNFGGCLADDMGLGKTIQTLAMLQKVKEDDQLLETQTTSLIIMPTSLIYNWLTEAKKFTPKLKILAHTGTNRNKDVANFANYDIIITTYGVTRVDVDELKNFYFNYIILDESQNIKNPASKSFKAVRSLKSKHKLILSGTPVENSVSDLWSQLTFLNPGLLGTQAFFYEEYVQAIEKKKDEEKARKLQSIIKPFVLRRTKEQVAAELPPKTEQVIYCDMSEDQAAYYEKTKSAYRNDLLQSMDDGTFAQKQVQLLQGLTALRQLANHPIMIDSAYVSDSGKFENVIHTLDNVLKGGHKVLVFSQFVKHLDIFKKHFEAEHIPFAYLDGSTRNRGEIVSEFQQNTELKVFLISIKAGGVGLNLTQADYVFILDPWWNPAVEQQAIDRTHRIGQDKKVFIYKFIAKDTVEEKILALQNRKKSLANSLITTEESFFKSLSKEDIRDILN; this is translated from the coding sequence ATGTTACGTGTCGATAGTTCTAAAGCCTGTAAAGTGGTGTACTCTTTGTGCAAACATGAGTACTTGGGCTATTTAATTGAACCTCACGTGGTTCAACTCAACCCACAGGGGGATTTTTCTTTTACTTATCAACGGGTTTTTACACATACAGCAGAAGAATTTAATGCCTGTTTAAGCGATATTGATTATAAACTGATCAAAATTTTAGATGACATTGAACAAGATTCGCTAATTAAAAAATATTATAAAAAATTAATCAGGCCAACTGAGTTTTTCACTAAAATTTTCGACAATAAATTTTACGAAAATGTTCGCCCTAAAATCGAGAAGAAACTTGCTGAAGCTTTAGAGCTTTTAAAGGTTAAAAACGAGCTTTATGTAATGGACAAAGATGGCTGGCCGGTAGAACGTAAAATCGAACTGGCTGATGAGCCCGCATCTATTCTTTTTCATTTCCGCAGGAATGAAACTGAAACACGTTATTTTCCCACCATCAAATATCAGAATCTCCGCATCGAATTTATGTTTAAAGAAGCACAGATCATCAGCAACAAACCTGCGTGGTTATTGCTTAACGATGTATTGTACTTTTTTGATCAGGATATTGAAGGAAAAAAACTGCAACCTTTTTTAAATAAGCGCTTTATTGCCATACCTAAAACAACTGAAGCCACTTATTTCGAAAAATTTGTTGCCCCTTTAATCGAGAAACACCATGTGTATGCCGAAGGTTTCGAAATCAGGACTGAACAATTTGAAGCTATACCAGTAATTAAAGTTTTGTATGTGGATGGCGGACTTTCTCAGATTCAGTTGTACTTTAAATATGGCGAATATACTTTCCCTGTGGAGAATGCACATAAAGTAACCGTACGTTTAGAAAAAACAGCCGATAACTATATTTTTCACCGCATCAAACGTTCGGCAGAATGGGAGAAAAAACAGTTTAACCTACTGCTCTCCTTAGGGCTTAAAAAAACGAGTTCCTTATTCAGTAATCTGGAAGTAGCCTCTGCCGAAGAAAATCCGAGCTATGGCGCTATTAATTGGGTAAACGAACACATTGAGATCTTAGAAGCATCGGGTTTCGAAATTGAACAGGCCACAGGGCAGAAAAAATTCGTACTCGGCGCCAGCAAAATAGATCTTGAAGTTAAAGAGGGAAACGATTGGTTCGATATCCATGCCGTAGTATGGTTTGGAAAATACCAGATCCCTTTCCTCTCTTTAAAACAGCATATTCTACATAAAAAGCGTGAGTTTTTATTGCCCGATGGCGAAGTGGCCATTATTCCCGATAAATGGTTTACGCAATACGGTAGTTTGTTCAGTTTGGCAGAAGCCGGAAAAACGCTAAAATTAAAGAAACATCATATTGGTTTAATTAACGATTTGGCCGAAGATAGTTTAGCTAACGTAACCCTCGAGCGCAAACTCCAACGCCTGTCAGACTTTGAAGATATTGCCGATACGCAAATGCCTGTTCATTTTAAAGGCAGTTTACGCGATTACCAGAAAGCCGGTTATAACTGGTTCAGCTTTTTACGCGAATACAATTTCGGTGGTTGTTTAGCAGACGACATGGGTTTGGGTAAAACCATCCAAACGTTGGCCATGCTGCAAAAGGTGAAGGAAGATGATCAATTGCTTGAAACACAAACGACCTCCCTCATCATCATGCCTACCTCTTTAATTTACAACTGGTTAACAGAGGCTAAAAAATTCACGCCAAAACTTAAAATACTGGCACATACAGGCACCAACCGAAATAAAGATGTTGCCAATTTTGCCAATTACGATATTATCATTACCACTTACGGGGTAACCAGAGTGGATGTTGATGAATTGAAAAACTTTTATTTCAATTACATTATTCTCGATGAGAGTCAGAATATTAAAAACCCGGCATCAAAATCGTTCAAAGCCGTTAGAAGCTTAAAATCGAAACATAAATTGATTCTGAGCGGTACACCTGTTGAAAATTCAGTGAGTGATTTATGGTCGCAATTAACTTTTTTAAATCCTGGTTTATTAGGTACGCAAGCATTTTTCTACGAAGAATATGTGCAGGCGATAGAAAAGAAAAAGGACGAAGAAAAAGCGCGTAAACTCCAATCGATTATCAAGCCTTTTGTACTCCGTAGAACAAAAGAGCAAGTGGCGGCAGAATTACCACCTAAAACGGAACAGGTAATTTATTGCGACATGAGCGAAGATCAGGCCGCTTATTATGAAAAAACAAAATCGGCCTACCGCAACGATTTGTTGCAGAGCATGGACGATGGAACTTTCGCACAGAAACAGGTGCAGCTATTACAAGGATTAACAGCCTTACGTCAGCTGGCCAACCATCCCATAATGATTGATAGCGCTTATGTTTCAGATTCGGGAAAGTTTGAAAACGTAATCCATACGCTGGATAACGTACTTAAAGGCGGACACAAAGTTTTGGTTTTTTCTCAGTTTGTAAAACATCTGGATATCTTCAAAAAACATTTTGAAGCGGAGCATATTCCATTTGCTTATTTGGATGGCTCAACCCGTAATCGTGGCGAGATCGTTTCCGAATTTCAGCAGAATACCGAGCTAAAGGTCTTCTTAATCTCTATAAAAGCTGGTGGCGTGGGTTTAAATCTAACTCAGGCCGACTATGTTTTTATCCTCGATCCATGGTGGAACCCTGCAGTAGAACAACAAGCCATTGATAGAACGCACCGTATTGGACAGGATAAAAAGGTATTCATCTACAAATTCATCGCAAAAGATACCGTTGAAGAGAAAATCCTCGCTTTACAGAACCGTAAAAAATCGCTGGCAAATTCCTTAATTACAACTGAAGAAAGTTTCTTTAAATCGTTAAGCAAGGAAGATATACGGGATATATTGAATTAA
- a CDS encoding DUF2892 domain-containing protein, which produces MTNQDFNTAVNNVKEAWKYPELFQNVSKSERWLSGAAGTYLLFKGITSIFSHPVIGLTGAAIGAGLLYRGITGYCPMRDLAEQQKEDLTPDEVIISETYVVDDLG; this is translated from the coding sequence ATGACAAATCAAGATTTTAATACGGCTGTAAACAATGTTAAGGAAGCTTGGAAGTACCCAGAGTTATTCCAAAACGTTTCAAAATCTGAGCGTTGGTTATCTGGCGCTGCAGGGACATATTTACTTTTTAAAGGTATCACCAGTATTTTTTCACATCCGGTAATAGGCCTAACCGGTGCAGCAATTGGTGCAGGCTTATTATACCGTGGCATAACAGGTTATTGCCCAATGCGCGATTTGGCCGAGCAACAAAAAGAAGACCTAACCCCTGATGAGGTGATTATAAGCGAAACTTATGTTGTTGACGATTTAGGGTAA
- a CDS encoding DUF1080 domain-containing protein: MNKYTLLFIPALFAGQAMAQDKKPDPAKDPKTTEVWEPVPKIVTPGKFPQDAPSDAIILFNGRNLDAWHSVKDPSKPAAWTIDDGFFTVKKGTGNIETNKKFTDYQLHMEWKIPENISGEGQARGNSGVFLASTGGGDDGYEIQIMDAYNNKTYVNGQTGSVYKQAIPLANANKKPGEWQYYDIIWNAPRFNEDGIVQKPASVTVFLNGVLLQNGFVLKGETRYIGAPEYKKHGPASIKLQDHGDPSPAISYRNIWVREL; encoded by the coding sequence ATGAACAAGTACACACTATTATTTATTCCCGCACTTTTTGCAGGACAAGCTATGGCACAAGATAAAAAACCAGATCCTGCCAAAGACCCCAAAACTACCGAAGTTTGGGAACCCGTTCCTAAAATTGTTACGCCAGGTAAATTCCCTCAGGATGCGCCATCTGATGCGATTATCCTTTTCAATGGAAGAAATCTGGATGCATGGCATTCCGTTAAAGATCCTTCTAAACCAGCAGCATGGACTATAGACGATGGATTTTTTACAGTAAAAAAAGGCACAGGCAATATCGAAACCAATAAGAAGTTTACCGATTACCAGCTACATATGGAATGGAAAATTCCTGAAAATATTTCTGGTGAAGGCCAGGCACGCGGAAACAGCGGTGTATTTTTAGCCTCAACAGGCGGTGGTGATGACGGTTACGAAATCCAGATTATGGATGCTTATAACAACAAAACCTATGTTAACGGACAAACTGGAAGTGTTTACAAGCAAGCAATTCCTTTAGCCAATGCCAACAAGAAACCAGGCGAATGGCAATATTACGACATCATTTGGAACGCGCCACGTTTTAACGAAGATGGAATAGTACAAAAACCAGCAAGTGTTACCGTATTTTTAAATGGGGTACTTTTACAGAACGGATTTGTGTTAAAAGGTGAAACCAGGTATATTGGTGCCCCTGAATATAAAAAACATGGCCCTGCTTCAATTAAATTACAAGATCACGGTGATCCAAGTCCTGCTATCAGTTACAGGAACATCTGGGTAAGAGAATTATAA
- a CDS encoding TMEM175 family protein: protein MNKGRLEAFSDGVIAIIITIMVLEIKVPEHGETLASLKPLIPKFISYVLSFIYVGIYWNNHHHLMHAVKKVNGSMLWANLNFLFWLSLFPVAAGWMGEHHFALWPVAVYGAVLLLAAVSYTLLVIVIKRTEGQHSLVVHAIGNDAKGKFSLLFYIGHCIKFYKPMDWCCTLFHCSLYLVYSG from the coding sequence ATGAACAAAGGCAGATTAGAAGCATTTAGTGATGGGGTAATTGCAATTATCATCACCATTATGGTTTTAGAGATTAAGGTTCCGGAGCATGGTGAAACTTTAGCAAGCTTAAAACCACTTATTCCAAAATTCATCAGCTATGTTTTAAGTTTTATCTACGTAGGTATTTACTGGAATAATCACCACCATTTAATGCATGCCGTTAAAAAAGTAAATGGATCAATGCTTTGGGCCAACCTTAATTTTCTGTTCTGGCTTTCTTTATTTCCGGTGGCTGCCGGGTGGATGGGTGAACATCATTTTGCCTTATGGCCGGTTGCGGTTTACGGCGCTGTGCTCCTGCTTGCCGCCGTTTCTTACACCCTGTTGGTAATCGTAATCAAAAGAACAGAAGGACAGCATTCGCTTGTGGTGCATGCCATTGGGAACGATGCAAAAGGGAAATTCTCATTACTTTTTTATATCGGGCATTGCATTAAGTTTTATAAACCCATGGATTGGTGTTGCACTTTATTTCATTGTAGCCTGTATCTGGTTTATTCCGGATAA
- the aat gene encoding leucyl/phenylalanyl-tRNA--protein transferase, with protein sequence MFFQLPDDHPGFPDPALAEEDGLLAIGGDLSMERLLVAYSNGIFPWFSEGEPILWYSPHQRCVIYPDKIKISKSMRKILNQEVFKITFNQDFTEVIRNCATTERKGQDGTWITNEMQEAYINLHQQGYAHSVEVWLADQLVGGLYGLKVNRVFCGESMFSHVSNASKAALIFLSKMNIDLIDCQLPNDHLMSLGAEMINRELYMETLQKA encoded by the coding sequence ATGTTTTTTCAGTTACCAGATGATCACCCAGGCTTTCCAGATCCGGCTTTGGCAGAAGAGGATGGTTTATTGGCCATTGGGGGTGATTTGAGTATGGAGCGATTGTTAGTTGCCTATTCGAATGGTATATTTCCATGGTTTAGCGAAGGGGAACCAATCCTCTGGTATTCGCCACACCAACGTTGTGTGATTTATCCTGATAAGATCAAGATCAGTAAAAGCATGCGGAAAATTTTAAATCAGGAAGTTTTCAAGATCACCTTTAATCAGGATTTTACAGAAGTGATCCGCAATTGTGCAACTACTGAAAGGAAAGGTCAGGATGGTACCTGGATTACGAACGAAATGCAAGAGGCTTACATCAATCTTCATCAACAAGGTTATGCGCACAGTGTAGAGGTTTGGTTAGCTGATCAACTGGTTGGAGGCTTATATGGTTTAAAAGTAAACCGTGTTTTTTGCGGCGAAAGTATGTTTAGCCATGTCAGCAATGCCTCAAAAGCAGCATTGATTTTTTTAAGTAAAATGAATATCGATTTAATCGATTGCCAGTTGCCCAACGATCATTTAATGAGTTTGGGTGCAGAGATGATTAATCGTGAATTGTACATGGAGACGCTTCAGAAGGCATGA
- a CDS encoding DUF1800 family protein, with product MSAKDNFLKVKHLYHRAGFGISYADLQKLSKKNLAKVVDNLLKDSQKNDPINLVNDYESKRQLLVQAGLYSKKDLNDEEKKMRQQIVREQNEVSRDLNIAFINKMINTDAPLREKMTLFWHGHFACRSNNPFFAQQLNNIQRTNALGSFKTLLIEVSKSPAMLQYLNNQQNRKGKPNENFARELMELFTLGRGNYTEQDIKESARSFTGWMYDKDGSFIFRQNLHDSGTKTFFGKIGNFEGENIIDIILEKPETSQFIARKVYKFFVNDNPNETHVKELAAHFYNSKYDIASMMKKMFTSDWFYSPENVGTKIKSPAEFLVGLSREFYVTYNKPQVLIQLQSSLGQYLFNPPNVAGWPGGQSWIDSSSLMLRMRIPSLVLNDGEIDFSGKADPEDEAVIALSRTATTNANANMKPKSYVNANADWPKFLNTLPKGLTPLELTEFLLQPKLNAKITTMVSDNKGLRSTAVEITSMPEYQLC from the coding sequence ATGAGCGCAAAAGATAATTTCTTAAAAGTAAAACATCTTTATCACCGTGCCGGCTTCGGCATTTCTTATGCAGACTTACAAAAATTAAGCAAGAAAAACCTCGCTAAGGTGGTAGATAATCTGCTTAAAGATTCCCAAAAAAACGATCCCATTAATTTAGTGAATGATTACGAATCGAAACGGCAGCTTCTGGTTCAGGCGGGTTTATACTCAAAAAAAGACCTGAATGATGAAGAAAAGAAAATGCGTCAGCAGATTGTGCGTGAGCAAAACGAAGTAAGCCGCGACCTGAATATTGCGTTCATTAACAAAATGATCAATACCGATGCCCCGTTAAGGGAAAAGATGACACTTTTTTGGCATGGTCACTTTGCCTGCCGCAGCAACAATCCATTTTTTGCACAACAACTAAATAACATCCAAAGAACAAATGCACTGGGCAGCTTTAAAACCTTATTGATTGAGGTTTCTAAGTCGCCCGCGATGTTGCAATACCTGAATAACCAGCAGAACAGAAAAGGTAAACCAAATGAGAACTTCGCGCGCGAGCTCATGGAACTTTTCACCTTAGGTAGAGGAAATTATACCGAGCAGGACATTAAAGAATCTGCCCGCTCTTTTACCGGATGGATGTATGACAAAGATGGCTCGTTTATTTTCAGACAAAACCTGCATGATTCCGGAACAAAAACCTTTTTCGGTAAAATCGGGAATTTTGAAGGTGAAAACATCATCGATATTATTCTCGAGAAACCTGAAACCTCGCAGTTTATCGCCCGGAAAGTATATAAATTCTTCGTAAATGATAATCCGAATGAGACCCACGTTAAAGAACTTGCCGCTCATTTTTATAACTCGAAATACGACATCGCCTCGATGATGAAAAAAATGTTTACCTCTGATTGGTTCTATAGCCCTGAAAATGTAGGCACAAAAATTAAGTCGCCTGCCGAATTTTTGGTGGGCTTAAGTCGTGAGTTTTATGTTACTTATAACAAACCACAGGTTTTAATACAGCTACAAAGCAGTCTGGGGCAATATTTATTTAATCCGCCAAATGTTGCAGGCTGGCCTGGCGGGCAAAGCTGGATTGATAGTTCATCATTAATGTTAAGGATGCGCATTCCTTCGCTGGTTTTAAATGATGGCGAAATCGATTTTAGCGGTAAAGCCGATCCTGAAGATGAAGCGGTAATTGCCTTAAGCCGCACAGCGACCACCAATGCAAATGCCAATATGAAACCAAAATCGTACGTAAACGCAAATGCAGACTGGCCTAAATTTTTAAACACCTTGCCAAAAGGATTAACGCCATTGGAACTAACCGAGTTTTTATTGCAACCGAAATTAAATGCTAAAATAACAACCATGGTAAGCGATAATAAAGGATTGAGAAGTACTGCAGTCGAAATTACCAGTATGCCCGAGTATCAGTTGTGCTAG
- a CDS encoding DUF1501 domain-containing protein yields the protein MNRRNFLRNTGFVAAGSLFVPAFMKPLEAMALDELSLYKNLVVVQLSGGNDGLNTVVPFGNDIYYQKRKSIAIKPEEVIKLNDMQGLNPNMAALQEIYDQGWMTIINDVGYPNPDRSHFRSMDIWQTGSDSNQFLSTGWIGRYLDSNCQTCKFPYTAIEVDDSLSLAMKGQTKKGIALKDPAALFRNTNDPFFKAMLQNDKEHLDEDNLGYLYKTMIETSSSASYIQNTSKIYQSKSTYPTSGFANQLKTVSKFISSGLKTRVYYVSLSGFDTHVNQIGQQGNLLKQYSEGMAAFLKDLKSNNKLEDTLVITFSEFGRRVEQNASNGTDHGTANNMFVFGGKLKKQGIFNAAPNLSDLDTGDLKYQLDFRQVYGTILDKWLDVNNADILNKKFNTLDFI from the coding sequence ATGAACAGAAGAAATTTTTTAAGAAATACAGGGTTTGTAGCAGCAGGTTCGCTATTCGTTCCGGCTTTTATGAAACCACTTGAGGCCATGGCACTTGATGAATTGAGCCTTTACAAAAACCTGGTTGTAGTACAACTTTCTGGCGGAAATGACGGCTTAAACACGGTTGTTCCCTTTGGAAACGACATTTATTATCAAAAAAGAAAAAGTATTGCCATTAAACCTGAAGAGGTAATTAAACTTAACGATATGCAGGGCTTAAACCCCAACATGGCCGCCTTGCAAGAAATTTATGATCAAGGATGGATGACTATTATCAATGATGTTGGCTACCCCAACCCAGACCGCTCGCATTTCCGTTCGATGGATATCTGGCAAACGGGTAGCGATAGCAATCAATTTTTATCAACCGGATGGATTGGCCGTTATTTAGATAGCAATTGCCAAACCTGCAAATTCCCTTATACCGCAATAGAAGTTGACGACTCACTCTCTCTGGCGATGAAAGGGCAAACCAAAAAAGGAATTGCATTAAAAGATCCTGCAGCTTTGTTCCGCAATACGAACGATCCGTTTTTTAAGGCGATGTTGCAGAATGACAAGGAACATTTAGATGAAGATAATTTAGGCTATTTGTATAAAACCATGATCGAAACTTCATCTTCTGCCAGTTATATTCAGAATACCTCCAAAATTTATCAGTCTAAATCTACTTACCCAACATCGGGTTTTGCAAACCAGTTGAAAACGGTTTCTAAATTTATTTCTTCGGGATTAAAAACCAGGGTTTATTACGTATCGTTAAGTGGTTTCGATACACACGTGAATCAAATTGGTCAGCAAGGCAATCTGCTTAAACAATATAGCGAGGGCATGGCTGCTTTTTTGAAAGATTTAAAATCGAACAATAAGCTTGAGGATACCCTGGTGATTACCTTCTCTGAATTTGGCCGTAGGGTAGAACAAAACGCCAGTAACGGTACCGACCATGGAACGGCAAATAATATGTTTGTTTTTGGCGGGAAATTGAAGAAACAAGGAATCTTTAATGCAGCCCCTAACCTAAGTGATTTAGATACCGGCGATTTAAAATATCAGTTGGATTTCAGGCAGGTTTATGGTACCATTTTAGATAAATGGTTAGATGTAAACAATGCAGATATTTTGAACAAAAAATTTAATACGCTTGATTTTATATAA
- a CDS encoding YccF domain-containing protein produces the protein MNFLGNIIWIIFGGIFIFFEYIIGGLILCLTIVGIPFGIQCFKFAIVGLAPFGVKITDTSSNTGCLSTIMNLIWILCGGFWIALTHLFFGILLCITIVGIPFGRQHFKLMNLAFTPFGKSIS, from the coding sequence ATGAACTTTTTAGGCAATATTATCTGGATTATTTTTGGCGGTATCTTTATTTTCTTCGAATATATTATTGGAGGATTAATCCTTTGCCTAACTATTGTAGGCATTCCTTTTGGCATTCAGTGTTTTAAATTTGCCATTGTAGGCCTTGCTCCTTTCGGGGTTAAAATCACTGATACCTCTTCAAATACAGGCTGCCTGTCTACCATCATGAACCTGATCTGGATTTTATGTGGTGGTTTCTGGATTGCGTTAACACATTTGTTTTTCGGTATCCTGCTTTGCATTACCATTGTAGGCATTCCATTCGGCCGCCAGCATTTTAAGTTGATGAATTTAGCCTTTACGCCTTTCGGAAAGTCGATTTCTTGA
- a CDS encoding App1 family protein, which translates to MNKSVSVKVYHGYGHTNNLVVYGHVFKRKAKTQQVYSNNLFVNIVHLLKLFILKPYAFVEVRLQFFDQTIYNKTEGDGFFKFEWKARHDVPAGWHFVKVEAVDKNGKVLSAGEGRVYVPHITQYAFISDVDDTVMISHSATIRRRLRELFIKNPHTRKTFTDAASHYQQLALSHTEANRPNPFFYVSSSEWNLYDYLVETFRYNKLPDGAFLLNTLKRWKDLVRTGKTGHEGKLLRVMRILDAFPNQKFVFFGDNSQHDPEIYSTIVEKYPENIEAVYIRNIRPEKEAESKKFLKKVEDKNVKACLFNESKEAIEHSKSIGLIQ; encoded by the coding sequence ATGAATAAATCTGTTAGTGTTAAAGTATATCACGGCTATGGCCACACAAACAATTTGGTTGTTTATGGCCATGTTTTTAAACGCAAGGCGAAAACACAGCAGGTATATAGTAATAATCTGTTTGTTAACATCGTACATCTTCTAAAGCTCTTTATCCTAAAACCTTATGCTTTTGTTGAGGTGCGTTTGCAATTTTTCGATCAGACTATTTACAATAAAACCGAAGGAGATGGCTTTTTTAAATTCGAATGGAAGGCCCGACACGATGTGCCTGCGGGCTGGCATTTTGTTAAAGTGGAAGCTGTTGATAAAAACGGAAAAGTTTTAAGTGCTGGAGAAGGCAGGGTATATGTGCCACACATTACGCAATATGCTTTTATTTCTGATGTGGATGATACCGTGATGATTTCTCATTCGGCAACTATTCGAAGGAGGTTGAGAGAGCTGTTTATCAAAAACCCGCATACACGTAAAACTTTTACTGATGCAGCCAGTCACTATCAGCAATTGGCCCTGTCGCATACCGAAGCAAATCGGCCCAATCCTTTTTTTTATGTAAGTAGCAGCGAATGGAACCTGTATGATTATTTGGTCGAGACTTTCAGGTATAATAAACTGCCTGATGGCGCTTTTCTTTTAAATACATTAAAACGATGGAAAGATTTAGTCAGAACAGGTAAAACAGGGCACGAAGGTAAATTATTGAGGGTAATGCGGATTTTAGACGCTTTCCCCAATCAGAAGTTTGTTTTCTTTGGCGATAATTCACAGCACGACCCTGAAATTTATTCGACAATAGTGGAGAAATATCCGGAAAACATTGAGGCAGTGTATATCCGTAATATTCGTCCTGAAAAAGAAGCAGAATCGAAGAAATTTCTCAAAAAAGTAGAGGATAAAAATGTAAAAGCTTGCTTATTTAATGAAAGTAAGGAGGCAATTGAACATTCTAAATCAATAGGTTTGATTCAATAG